A window of Nicotiana sylvestris chromosome 8, ASM39365v2, whole genome shotgun sequence genomic DNA:
ATCTCTTTGAAATTTATCTTCTACGGCCGCACAAGAATTGTGCAGTCTGCACTTTGCAAATACTTCCTGTCATTGACTTTCTTCATGTTTTGCGGCCGCACTATATATTGTGTGGTCCACATATTGCCCTTTTAGCCTTGTTTTGGTCCTTAtccaaaattactccttcttgagttaaTTTTTATCTCTTTGGCTCATATTCCAAAACTCCTACAAgaaagcacatttcattagttttcgggaatagCTTTAAGAAACTTTGagctaaaacgaaagtaaaacAGTGCAAATAAGttgtcaaaatccctacttattaGGCACGTCACAACAaagttctcgtgccatgatttCGGCACCAGTTGAATCACCGCTCGCTCAGACAGTTAGAGGTAGGTGTCAGAGAGCTAGAGGCAGAGGTCAGACAGTTAGAAGTGgaggtcaggctgctagaggtggagtcAGCACTGGAGGTGGAGGTCGTCTTAGAGATATAGTTCAAAGTGGTGGGACCCAGCCGCGATGCTATGCCTTTCCAgtcaggcctgaggctgagtcatctgacGCGGTTATCATAGGTACAGATTCGGTTTGCAGTAGAGATTCCTTTGATCTGggttctacttattcatatgtgtcgtcctatttttctttatattttgttattcctcgtgattctttgagtgatcatGTGTATGGGGTTACCATTAGGAGTCTTAACACTAGtgtagatcttctacttctcgatatggttgattttgatgtcatcttgggtatggattggctgtcaccttatcattttctattggactgtcatgccaagatagtgacattagccttgccggggttgcctcgattagagtggagagggactcataGCCATTTTACCAGCAGGTTTacctcttatgtgaaggctcgacatatggtcgagaagggatgtctatcttatttggcttatgtccgtgattctaatgcggaggttccttccatggattcaatACCAgtagttcgtgagtttccagaggtttTTCCCGCAGATCTGTCGGGGATTCCACCTGTTAGATATATTGAATTTAACACtaatttggccccgggcactcagcccatttctatttttcCATACCGTATGGCCCTGCTAGAGTTTATAGAATTGAAGGAGCTATTGCAAGATTTGATttataagggcttcattagacatagggtcttgcctggggtgcgcctgtgttgttcgtgaagaagaaggatggatggATGAgtatgtgcatagattatcggcagttgaacaaagtcactatcaagaataaatatccattgccaaggattgatgaattatttgatcaacttcatgGTGTCAAAGTATTTTCAAAAGTTCGATTTAaggtctagctaccatcagttgaggattagggcatctgatatcCCTAAAACAAcctttcgcactcggtatgggcattatgagtttctagtgatgttatttgggttgacaaatgctccagcagcatttatggatttgatgaaatGGGTGTTCAAACATTGGATTCCGTTGTGatcgtgtttattgatgatatcttgatctactcctgtAGTCGAGAGGAGAATGAGCAGCACCTTTGGATCGTTCTTTAGACTCTGAGagatagccagttatatgctatgtTTTCAAAATACAAGTTTTGATTGAGCTCAGTTGCCTTCTTAGGGCACGTTGTATCAGCTGAGGGCATTCATGTGGATCctaaaagattgaggcagttcaaaaTTTGCCTAGACCTACATCAGCCATAGAGATCTATAACAACCTcgttgactagattgacccagaagggtgaccCATTCAGATGATCAGACAAGTGTGAGGCAATCatctagaagctcaagactgctttgactacagcgccagtgttggtgttgcccacaagtTTAGGATTTTATAtgatatattgtgatgcatctcgtattggacttggtgcggcaTTGATGCATGGTGGCAAGGTGGTTGCATATGCGTCCCGGCAGTTTAAGGTTCACGAGAAGgattaccctgttcatgacttagagttggcagtaATTGTTCatgtgctgaagatttggaggcattatctttacggTGTGTCGTGTAAGTTATTCACGGATCAtcggagtttgcagtatttgttcaagcaaaaggagctcaattttaGATAGAGACGGTGGTTGTAGCAAaaggtagccgatgctttgagtagaaagtcagtgaGTATGGGCAACCTTGCGTTcattccagttggtgagagatcgcttgcattagatgttcaggctttggccaatcagttcgagagtttagatatttctgagcccagtcgtgttctagcttgcaccaTCACTTTGTCTTTATTGTTTGAGCGCAtgagggagcggcagtatgatgaccctcatttgcttgtccttaaggacacaatGCAACACaaagatgccaagcaggttacggttggagatgatggagttttcaGGATGCAGGGTCATGTTTGTGTACCTAATGATGGAATTCGTGAGTTAATTCTAGAGGaagcccatagttcccggtattctattcatccgggcgccgccaaAATAAATCaagacttgcggcagcattatttgtggatgaggatgaagaaggacatagttgcaTATGTATCTCGGtatctaaattgtcagcaagtaaagtacgatcATCAGACACCTGGTGGTCGCTtaagaagatagagattcctaaGTCGAACCcacgaactcagaggaagttcgatgcagtttgggttcACCGCATTTCATTCCTACGGTagttacctattctttagagcagttggcagagatttatatccgagagatcattcgtcttcacggtgtgcctgtgtctatcatttctgaacGAGGTACGTGGTTCACCTTCTATTTATGGAGAGCAGTACAGTGTGAGTTAGGCACAGAGGTTGAgctgagcacaatatttcatcctcagacggacggacagtccgagcaaactattcaaatattggaggatatgctccgcgcttgtgttatagacttcagaggctcttgggatcagttcttgccacttgcagagTTCTCCTaaaacaacagctactagtcgagcattcaaatggctccatatgaggcattATACGGTAGGCGGTGCCGGTcgctagttggatggtttgagctggtagaggctcgattattgggtacaaatttggtacaggatgccatggataaggttaagatcattcaagaTAGACTTCTCACAGCTCAATcaaggcagaagagttatgccgaccataaggttcgtgatgttgaattcatggtcggagagagaatGTTGCTTTGTGTGTCACCCATAAAGGGTATAAtaaggtttggaaagaagggcaagttgcgCCCTAGATACTATTGAGACccaattttttatatatatataactttcaaaatagtgcacatgcatcatcatttgatttacaagcatgcacaagtacttttcataattttccataattgtttttaaaaaaaagctataaatcaatttatttctgcattttattatataaatatccaataattatcattcatattatttttatgaagATTTAATCAACTAAATTTATCATTTATACCAGcataatatttaaatatttttcagtgcatttttataattacatttacatTTTTAAGGCTACATtgcacattttgcaataatagcccatatgtaCTTATgattatattatttttgcaaaaaataactttttatatttttttaagctTACATGATTGTTTTAATCATTTTTATgcaaaaatgatatttttttatttatttattatttttataaattatttattatattaaaattgggtatttaaattttgtcactaattctacaattaattCCGGACCTAAGCTACCCAAACATAACTCAATTACCCTTGGCCCAAAACCTATCAGCCTAGTCCCCATACCCATTTTAATACCCGACCCAGAACCCATTAAATCAGGACTGTTGATCTCTAATATCAACGGTCCACATTACATCCGCCTCTTTAAACctaaccaaacccctaaccctaatcattttacACCCCCACCCTTGCCGCACCAGAATACTCTCGTCTCTCATCTTTCATAAGCCCTTGCCATCGTTCCTATCAAACCCTCCCAAATCCAACCCCAAATCGGAATCCACCATGgattcccttaccttattttaccTCCCCTCACTACTGGTTCGTCTATGGCATTACCTAGTTTtcttgcctaaacatggcaagcaAATCTCTTAGAAATTGAACCAAATCTAGTTCAGCTCTTTGACCCTTTCCATCTGTGTttgttcttgttctttaatgGTATAAATCGCTATGAATCTCTATGAATCTATGAGATTTTCTACTTACCCTAATTTAGGGTTTCAAATCCTtttaaaatcaaaccaaatctgACTCGAATTTTGATATTTGAATGGATTTGTGTCTATGTTCATCTCGTTCTATGCAgcatgtgatttttattttttatttccgtCAATTTGTGTATTATGCCTAAAATTAAGGTTCTAGAATTTTCTCCTTACTGATTTCGATTCTTTTCCTTTCCTGTGCTTGACTACTTTAggttttccttttttcttctttattctttgcCTTAAAAAAtgattttggtactttttggTGTTTTCTTTGTTGATTTGCTGAACCCCTTTGATTTATGCCCTAAAATCGATCCTAATTGATTCCTAAATAATTTTTTCCCTTATTTGTATTTGAACGACTTGTTTGCCATGTTTACTTGCTCGATTTCTACACTATATGAACCCCTCCCCATTTTCCCTTTAGGACAGACTTGGAGGTCATTATAACTTCACTAGATCTAAATTTTACTCTGCTATTTCTCATTCTATACTGTGGTTTTAGccgctgaaagccaaggccattaAGTTTCTGGGTTCTGCTTCTCATTGTCGATTCAGAACATTGTggtcttttgttcttttcttgcATTTCTCGTTTAACTGGTGAGTTACATAACTCTCGTAATTTCATGCCTATGTGTTATCATCTCTAAATCTCTGGCTTAACATGTTCCTGGTTCATTTTTAAGCATCACTTTGTCGATCTTGCATCTACTCACTCTTAATGTTACTAGTTCTAAGACTATCTGTGCCTAATTGGGTAATCTGAATTTCTTTAGAGCCTATTCAGTTAGAGTAGTGACTCTTGAATGCTTATGTTAcatcccatattttcgtacgtgagagGACGTCGTAAACCAATTGATGTAAGATCGGAAATGAGATCATTTTTGAAAGTATATAACGTAAGTTCATCATATTATTTTGGAAGTTACAAgtctttaagatcatgaataacaagtaccaaaagggttggaaagcttagacactaaagaattgaagaaaataagtttcgtcgaaagtcgacaagtttggaatattATAACATATAATTTTGGGGTGATACAAGGGTCATTAAAATGATGAGGAGGTTaatttatgagttattttagtcgtatgatagtcgtgtgctATAttttaagtcaagcgagttgtggaacgaAAATTGGCAAAAGTCATCagaagttacattcataaatttgttgaacattaggtcaaatgtagctgagcttttctccaaatatacttggaattatgaGGTGATCTACCTATCatattgaatatctatgagtctattttctaaTGCATTAAATTTTTTGTCGATACGACATTGGAGTATGGAGATATTCGCACTTTCGTGAGACCGCACAAGccgctcccaatgggacccacttaggcggttgtcgacctacttcactttataaacgatttggacgcctatttttaactcattttcaaatCAACTTCATCTCAAAAATTTCCTATCCCTTCTAAATAGataccagaagggtttgaagtgattccaaagtgattacaccatatttcaacatcaaaactttagttctagtgaagaacaacacctctttgaggttgtgttgtcattgaggattgttatGGGCTATGTTTGGCTGAAATTACATGTTGTTGCTACTGTATATGGTGAGTATAAcatcctactaattgtgcttaagcttgcttgtatgttggttaagtttttaggatgataaactacaagataatacttggattagcttaagtcacttctacggtgttgtattgccattgagggttgttgtaagctgaatataacttggattttaactggaagttactgtaggaggtatgtgtattgtgttcttgtatgtgcttaaggttatcttggtattgattaagttaaatggatggagtagacatgaactagtgaataaagttactaaaagatagttggagttggggattgtttcctttgttataaatatattgtataaggatggaatcattgatgaatgactttattatcatgttaatgatacttttaagttaatgtaagaagtctataaggggtgatatgggttatacagattccaattggagcttgccacaAGTCGTGAAGTAGTCATggcttgttgttgttatatggcaTCTTGTTACtgatatttatatgttgatggatttctctggttgttgttgttggtatatgttattggaggaggcccttctTACAGGGAAGATGCTGCCCGAATTtacgtaaatgagctactagcttaagttacagacttagccttttctcagcactgattttgaatctccttatactatgatagattgagttgacgtgtttgaagagtttcttggaaggtattaaggactcaacgggtttatgatatgttaaggcacttccttctttcttttcccataatctaaagtgaaatgaacataaacgatatgctatttcataacggttctactcctagcaactaaggctACCCGTATTGTTTTTTCCTTATAACGTCATTATAAAAATGtctgtatgatccttgaatcctattgaggttcatattgatggtattgaTGTCCAAAATGTTAGTTGAAGGAGCAACGACCTTATGTCAccccgaaaggtttagaatgtgattccatgagtccaaTATGCATTATACTATATATCTATTTTATTCTATCGAGCCGCACTATAGTCGGCCAGGTACAACAcctattgtgtaaccactgatctgttgggttttaccgagctccctgtggccgggtacgattctaccgagccttatgatgggtGGGTatatttttaccgagtcctctttgaggcttggtacaatatgatgatgatgatacccACAGAGGTGTattcttttaaaattttatatatatatatcatgcatttcatgtcagtagccctcagaggcacTTAGATGCTACAGGTTGTATCTCATATATCTCTCTTTACACTACTGTTCTTATTTACACtttcttgccttacatactcaatactttATTCGTATTGACATCCCTTTTGTTTGGGAATGCTGCATTTCATTCCTACAGGTCCTAATAGACAGGTTaatagtcctcctagtaggctatcaactcagcggaaggtgttggtgcactccgcTTGCACCGacgttgcctatttggtcagtatgatttggacatgtattgattggtatggcagggccttgtcccaacctttatgatatttatgtactcttagaggcttttacacagatgtcatgtatatagATACTTGTatagccttgtcggcctatgtttttaGTATACAAATAATCATGTcgaccttataggcccgtatgtcacatgtataagtttctatatcatgttggggTCGCCCTATGTCTagcattcccttatgttttattcttgctATCTCATGATGGCCCTTTTGGACCAATTACCCATGATGGtgtgataagaaagatacgttacgttggtactcggttgcgTAATTTACCGGGTACCTGTCGCGGCCCtccgatttgggtcatgacaatagtggtatcagagcagttgtttcctaggaagtctacaagtcgtgtcgcgtagagtcttgtttatgggtgtgttgtgcaccacacttataagcatgaggctacagggcatttaggactgtcactctttcttcttattctagacCGTGtgatagagctcagttgtaagaattcaaactcctaaattcaaTTTTTGTCATAATACAACAATACCCTACATACACagagatagttggtaagagattgaatatGGCTTTGGAAGagctgagttagaggaactcgattttgcatcacgCTGATGATGAGTAAATGCAAGGTCTTTAGTAGattatgtgtgtactaagacgtgcaagcttcttgataaggagccctaaagcatgaatatctatccacccatatggtaaaaaGCAATAAGTGAATCAGAatgtagatacaagtttcaacaagccaaagaagcaaggtgaagaagggtacgaggtatcTAGCCAGTGAAGATTATTAGtttttacaattcaggcagagaaacATAAGTATTATGAGTTACTTTCAACAATAATAGAGATctatacaattggccacacccatcttagTTATGCCCTATGAGAGTTGacaaatatagtttaagagaagaaggGGATAGCAAGATCCAGTTGggattagagtaacccaaaatggtagatggattattatcattagataacatttctgaaggatattgcaaatgtggtaataattctccttgtgagacaccccgatggtgcaatctagaatagtatatttagatatgaatactagaatatcTAGAAAAATTTAGAAGATTGGCACTTAAATCCTAGAAGGaataaatatttacctttgtatggCTCTTGTCCCTAGTAAACAGAGAATGTTAGGCGGCCCGAAGAGCTAGTGGATGGACCAAGGGGAGCTAAAGGCgaaagaatgttttgttgaagttttcaaaatAAGGAGATAAACAGAAATATTAGTAGGAGAATAAGAAGGGAGTAAAtaaagtattatgagtaagatgtgataaata
This region includes:
- the LOC138875948 gene encoding uncharacterized protein encodes the protein MGNLAFIPVGERSLALDVQALANQFESLDISEPSRVLACTITLSLLFERMRERQYDDPHLLVLKDTMQHKDAKQVTVGDDGVFRMQGHVCVPNDGIRELILEEAHSSRYSIHPGAAKINQDLRQHYLWMRMKKDIVAYVSRYLNCQQVKYDHQTPGGRLRR